In the genome of Lycorma delicatula isolate Av1 chromosome 8, ASM4794821v1, whole genome shotgun sequence, one region contains:
- the LOC142328779 gene encoding uncharacterized protein LOC142328779 isoform X2, which produces MLNEQLEARNISYDLLKSRVAELESIIIDKDASLKEQNRLVDEVRTDYVEQLKKSKELRLINSNLEENIFTLYKEVEILTRLQSQKRKQPKISTSQQINVSSLMSLSLNSPSFNVAGEVPLHNIHGKIEDSDSAEAEAGTPSSADALH; this is translated from the exons tgCTTAATGAACAATTAGAAGCTAGGAATATAAGCTATGATTTACTAAAATCAAGAGTAGCTGAGCTTGAATCCATAATTATAGACAAAGATGCTTCATTAAAAGAACAGAATCGTCTTGTTGATGAAGTTAGAACAGATTATGTTGAACAGCTTAag AAAAGCAAAGAACTTAGATTGATTAATAGTAATCTGGAAGAGAATATTTTCACCCTATATAAGGAAGTGGAAATACTGACAAGACTACAATCACAAAAAAGGAAGCAGCCGAAGATTTCAACATCACAGCAAATAAACGTCTCATCTCTGATGTCTCTATCTCTCAACTCTCCATCATTTAATGTTGCTGGTGAGGTACCTTTACATAATATTCATGGAAAAATTGAAGATTCTGATTCAGCAGAAGCTGAAGCTGGAACACCTTCATCTGCAGATGCATTACAT tga
- the LOC142328779 gene encoding uncharacterized protein LOC142328779 isoform X1 translates to MSMLNEQLEARNISYDLLKSRVAELESIIIDKDASLKEQNRLVDEVRTDYVEQLKKSKELRLINSNLEENIFTLYKEVEILTRLQSQKRKQPKISTSQQINVSSLMSLSLNSPSFNVAGEVPLHNIHGKIEDSDSAEAEAGTPSSADALH, encoded by the exons tgCTTAATGAACAATTAGAAGCTAGGAATATAAGCTATGATTTACTAAAATCAAGAGTAGCTGAGCTTGAATCCATAATTATAGACAAAGATGCTTCATTAAAAGAACAGAATCGTCTTGTTGATGAAGTTAGAACAGATTATGTTGAACAGCTTAag AAAAGCAAAGAACTTAGATTGATTAATAGTAATCTGGAAGAGAATATTTTCACCCTATATAAGGAAGTGGAAATACTGACAAGACTACAATCACAAAAAAGGAAGCAGCCGAAGATTTCAACATCACAGCAAATAAACGTCTCATCTCTGATGTCTCTATCTCTCAACTCTCCATCATTTAATGTTGCTGGTGAGGTACCTTTACATAATATTCATGGAAAAATTGAAGATTCTGATTCAGCAGAAGCTGAAGCTGGAACACCTTCATCTGCAGATGCATTACAT tga